In the genome of Cellvibrio sp. KY-YJ-3, one region contains:
- the edd gene encoding phosphogluconate dehydratase has translation MTEVLSTDPRLVEITERIIARSRDTRAAYLARVNKFRNKGPARHHLGCANLAHGFAACNSDDKAALAEGQAANIGVVNSYNEMLSAHVPYGEYLEPIKAAAKEMGMTAQMAGGVPAMCDGVTQGFPGMEMSLFSRDVIAMSTAIALSHDMFDAAVCLGVCDKIVPGLMIGALSFGQLPIIFIPAGPMTPGLSNAEKAKARQLFAEGKVGRKELLAAESASYHSAGTCTFYGTANTNQMLMEIMGMHLPGSTFINPYTPLRDALTRASVHQLARITRDTPVTLAEIVTEKSIVNGIVGLMATGGSTNHAMHIVAIARAAGVQINWQDLSDISDIIPLLCRIYPNGLADVNRFQAVGGMGYLIRELRAAGLLHDDVKTIMGDGGLEAYTKEPFLENGEIVWRDAVSESLDDSVLRPVSKPFAPEGGMRLLKGNIGRSVIKISAVKPDHRKVVAPAIVFHSQDELQSAFKRGDLEKDFIAVVRFQGPKACGMPELHKLTPPLGVLQDRGFKVALLTDGRMSGASGKIPAAIHMTPEALDNGPIALIRDGDMIELDAETGTLQLLVSEEELNSRQPAQCDLSAVHYGMGRELFAPLRATVGLAEEGATVFNW, from the coding sequence ATGACTGAAGTGTTAAGCACAGACCCGCGACTTGTCGAAATCACCGAGCGTATCATCGCTAGAAGCCGAGATACCCGTGCCGCCTACTTGGCGCGCGTAAATAAATTCCGCAATAAAGGTCCTGCGCGGCATCACTTGGGTTGTGCAAACCTTGCGCATGGTTTTGCGGCGTGCAATAGCGACGATAAAGCTGCCTTGGCTGAAGGGCAGGCGGCGAATATCGGTGTGGTGAACTCCTACAATGAGATGCTCTCTGCACACGTTCCCTATGGCGAGTACCTTGAACCTATTAAGGCTGCCGCTAAAGAAATGGGCATGACAGCGCAAATGGCAGGTGGTGTTCCCGCCATGTGCGATGGCGTCACCCAGGGCTTTCCGGGTATGGAAATGTCGCTATTTAGCCGTGATGTGATCGCAATGAGTACAGCCATTGCGCTATCGCACGACATGTTCGATGCGGCTGTTTGCCTCGGAGTGTGCGACAAGATTGTTCCCGGGTTGATGATAGGCGCACTGTCGTTTGGTCAGTTGCCAATTATTTTTATCCCTGCTGGGCCTATGACGCCCGGCTTGTCCAATGCCGAAAAAGCCAAGGCGCGCCAATTGTTTGCCGAAGGTAAGGTTGGGCGTAAAGAGTTGCTGGCCGCGGAGAGCGCTTCTTATCACAGTGCGGGTACCTGTACTTTTTATGGCACCGCCAATACGAATCAAATGTTGATGGAAATTATGGGTATGCATTTACCTGGCAGTACTTTCATCAACCCTTATACGCCATTGCGCGATGCCTTGACGCGTGCGTCCGTCCATCAGTTAGCAAGAATTACCCGCGATACCCCAGTAACTTTGGCTGAAATTGTCACCGAAAAATCGATTGTTAATGGCATTGTCGGTCTCATGGCGACTGGCGGCTCCACCAATCATGCGATGCACATAGTTGCCATCGCCCGAGCTGCTGGTGTACAAATTAACTGGCAGGATTTGTCTGACATTTCGGATATAATTCCGCTCCTATGTCGGATCTACCCTAATGGTTTGGCTGATGTAAACCGCTTTCAGGCTGTTGGCGGTATGGGTTATTTAATCCGTGAGCTGCGCGCTGCGGGCCTACTGCATGACGATGTTAAAACCATCATGGGTGACGGCGGCTTAGAGGCATACACCAAAGAACCGTTCTTGGAGAATGGTGAAATTGTGTGGCGTGATGCGGTTTCTGAAAGCCTGGATGATTCAGTTTTGCGCCCGGTTAGCAAGCCTTTTGCTCCTGAGGGTGGCATGAGATTGTTGAAGGGTAATATTGGCCGTTCAGTGATTAAAATCTCAGCGGTTAAGCCGGATCATCGCAAAGTAGTTGCTCCGGCAATTGTGTTTCACAGTCAGGATGAATTGCAGTCGGCTTTCAAACGTGGTGACTTGGAAAAAGATTTTATCGCCGTTGTGCGTTTCCAAGGGCCAAAAGCTTGTGGTATGCCAGAACTTCACAAGCTCACTCCACCGTTAGGTGTGCTGCAGGATCGTGGTTTCAAAGTGGCATTGTTGACCGATGGTCGCATGTCCGGGGCGTCTGGTAAAATTCCGGCTGCGATACACATGACCCCAGAGGCCTTGGATAATGGCCCAATTGCGCTGATTCGCGATGGGGATATGATTGAGTTGGATGCTGAGACAGGCACCTTGCAGTTGCTGGTCAGCGAGGAAGAGTTGAATTCCCGTCAGCCTGCCCAATGTGATTTGTCAGCAGTTCACTATGGTATGGGGCGCGAGTTATTTGCGCCGTTGCGTGCCACAGTGGGCCTCGCTGAAGAAGGAGCTACTGTATTTAACTGGTAA
- the ppnN gene encoding nucleotide 5'-monophosphate nucleosidase PpnN, protein MSNLNPNQPILTEPGVYKTVDALISPIDQLNVLSKIEVAKLLDSSQSGLYKLFRNCSLAVLNTGNDLDDGKELLERYKDFEISIVQQERGIKLAVKNAPANAFVDDKMIRGISEHLFTVLRDVIYTNDEINGNPKFNLESSEGITDAVFHMLRNANLLKPGLDPNLVVCWGGHSINRIEYEYTKEIGYQLGLRSLDICTGCGPGAMKGPMKGATIGHAKQRMPNGRYIGITEPGIIAAEAPNPIVNQLTIMPDIEKRLEAFVRLGHGIIVFPGGAGTTEEILYILGILLHPDNKDIPFPLVFTGPTSSADYFAHIDRFIGDTLGTEAQSHYKIIVNDPEAVAREMKEGIKKVREFRKQSDDAYYFNWQLKISPDLQQPFIPTHENMRNLELHKNQPVNQLAANLRRAFSGIVAGNVKEEGICAIEKFGHFELHGDPEIMHPVDELLESFARDSRMKLPGRAYIPCYKVIK, encoded by the coding sequence ATGAGCAACCTCAACCCCAATCAACCTATTTTGACAGAGCCAGGCGTTTATAAAACGGTTGATGCGTTGATATCACCCATCGACCAACTGAATGTGCTGTCCAAAATAGAGGTCGCGAAATTATTAGACTCCAGTCAAAGTGGACTCTACAAATTATTTCGCAACTGCTCACTTGCGGTACTCAATACCGGCAATGACCTGGATGACGGCAAAGAATTATTAGAGCGCTACAAAGACTTTGAAATCAGTATTGTGCAGCAGGAACGCGGCATAAAACTCGCCGTTAAAAACGCACCCGCCAATGCGTTTGTGGATGACAAAATGATTCGCGGTATTAGCGAGCACCTGTTTACCGTATTGCGCGATGTGATTTACACCAACGATGAAATTAATGGTAATCCAAAGTTTAATTTGGAAAGTTCAGAAGGTATCACCGACGCCGTTTTTCATATGCTGCGCAACGCCAATTTACTAAAACCCGGCCTGGATCCAAATTTGGTCGTATGCTGGGGCGGTCATTCCATCAATCGCATTGAATATGAATACACCAAAGAAATTGGTTATCAATTAGGCTTACGTAGCCTGGATATTTGTACTGGCTGCGGTCCTGGCGCCATGAAAGGCCCCATGAAAGGCGCCACCATTGGTCACGCCAAACAACGCATGCCCAATGGTCGTTACATTGGTATTACCGAGCCTGGAATTATCGCCGCTGAAGCACCCAATCCAATTGTTAATCAACTTACCATCATGCCGGATATTGAAAAACGGCTTGAGGCATTTGTGCGTCTTGGCCATGGCATTATTGTGTTCCCTGGTGGCGCAGGAACTACAGAAGAGATCCTCTATATTCTGGGCATTCTTTTGCATCCCGACAATAAGGATATCCCCTTTCCGCTGGTATTTACCGGCCCGACAAGCTCGGCAGATTATTTTGCACATATCGACCGCTTTATTGGTGACACCTTGGGCACTGAAGCGCAATCCCATTACAAAATTATCGTAAATGACCCAGAAGCAGTCGCACGTGAAATGAAAGAGGGTATTAAAAAAGTGCGCGAGTTCCGCAAGCAAAGTGATGATGCCTACTATTTTAATTGGCAACTCAAAATAAGCCCCGATTTACAGCAGCCGTTTATTCCCACTCACGAGAACATGCGTAATCTGGAACTTCACAAAAATCAACCGGTAAACCAATTGGCTGCAAACTTACGCCGGGCGTTTTCGGGCATAGTAGCGGGCAATGTGAAAGAGGAAGGCATTTGTGCGATTGAGAAGTTCGGCCATTTTGAGCTTCATGGCGATCCGGAAATTATGCACCCTGTGGATGAGCTACTAGAGTCTTTTGCGCGGGATAGCCGGATGAAACTACCCGGTAGAGCCTATATTCCCTGCTATAAAGTTATTAAGTAA
- the zwf gene encoding glucose-6-phosphate dehydrogenase has protein sequence MLEAFDFVIFGGAGDLALRKLIPGLYRAHREGSLPANARIIPTCRNTQMVAEYKDKVRAAAEKHLNADEFVAADWDDFAQRLFPVFVDIGTKDEHWDALAQLLNSGGNAARVFYLSTPPSVFSICCKHLHESGLITANARVVVEKPLGYDAKTAEEINSQIAEYFSEDAIFRIDHYLGKETVQNLLALRFANGMFEHLWDAKSIDHVQISISETVGLEGRASFYDGAGALRDMVQNHILQLLCLVAMESPNKMTAERIRAEKLKVLESLRPLTGNTVKYNTVRGQYVAGEMAGKMVPGYLEELGQPSNTETFVAIRAYIDNSRWANVPFYLRTGKRMKQRFAEIVIQYKDVAHRVYPESAGAATPNRLIIRLQPEESIKIIMVSKDLEKHETHLRPVVLNLNFADTYKDFYSDAYKRLMLDAAAGDASLFIHRAEVDAAWSWIDPIIEAWQRPENKPHGYMAGSWGPQASAQLMASDRRRWFSIDEVLSGADQEW, from the coding sequence ATGCTCGAAGCGTTTGATTTTGTTATTTTTGGAGGCGCTGGCGACTTGGCTCTGCGCAAGTTGATCCCTGGGTTGTACCGCGCTCATCGCGAAGGCTCTTTGCCTGCCAATGCGCGCATCATCCCCACTTGCCGCAATACCCAAATGGTTGCTGAATACAAAGACAAAGTGCGCGCGGCCGCAGAAAAACACTTGAATGCCGATGAGTTTGTCGCTGCCGATTGGGATGATTTCGCACAGCGTCTTTTCCCTGTGTTTGTCGATATTGGTACCAAAGATGAGCATTGGGACGCGCTGGCTCAGTTGTTAAACAGCGGCGGTAATGCTGCGCGCGTGTTTTATCTTTCTACCCCGCCATCAGTATTCAGTATTTGCTGCAAGCATTTGCATGAGTCTGGCCTGATCACTGCTAATGCGCGTGTTGTGGTTGAAAAACCCTTGGGCTACGACGCTAAAACAGCTGAAGAAATTAACAGCCAGATCGCAGAATACTTCAGTGAAGATGCTATTTTCCGTATCGATCACTATCTCGGCAAAGAGACAGTTCAAAATCTGTTGGCACTGCGTTTTGCTAACGGAATGTTTGAGCATTTGTGGGATGCAAAATCGATTGATCATGTACAGATCAGTATTTCTGAGACTGTAGGTCTGGAAGGGCGCGCAAGTTTTTACGACGGCGCGGGCGCGCTGCGCGATATGGTGCAAAACCATATCCTTCAATTGCTGTGTTTGGTGGCTATGGAGTCACCTAATAAAATGACTGCTGAGCGTATTCGCGCTGAAAAACTCAAAGTGTTGGAAAGCTTGCGTCCACTTACTGGCAATACCGTTAAATACAATACCGTGCGCGGTCAGTATGTGGCGGGTGAGATGGCCGGCAAGATGGTTCCCGGCTATCTTGAAGAGTTGGGTCAGCCAAGCAATACCGAAACCTTTGTCGCTATTCGTGCTTATATCGATAACTCACGCTGGGCCAACGTACCTTTTTACCTGCGTACTGGTAAACGCATGAAGCAGCGTTTCGCGGAAATTGTCATCCAATATAAAGATGTCGCTCACCGCGTATACCCAGAGTCTGCCGGTGCGGCAACACCAAACCGCTTGATTATTCGTCTTCAGCCGGAGGAGAGCATCAAGATCATCATGGTGTCCAAAGATCTGGAAAAACATGAGACGCATCTGCGCCCCGTCGTGCTCAACCTGAACTTTGCTGATACCTATAAAGACTTCTATTCAGATGCTTACAAGCGCTTGATGCTTGATGCGGCGGCTGGTGATGCCAGCTTGTTTATTCACCGTGCCGAAGTCGATGCAGCCTGGTCGTGGATTGATCCAATAATTGAAGCCTGGCAGCGCCCTGAGAATAAACCACATGGCTATATGGCTGGCAGCTGGGGACCACAAGCCTCTGCACAGTTAATGGCCAGTGATCGTCGTCGCTGGTTCTCGATCGATGAAGTTCTCTCGGGAGCAGATCAGGAATGGTAA
- the tadA gene encoding tRNA adenosine(34) deaminase TadA, with amino-acid sequence MNNPDSVESTASIFSEQDKHWMDYAFQLAAQGEKLGEVPVGAVIVCDEKILGEGFNQPITSHDPTAHAEIIALRQAAQQVQNYRLVGASIYVTLEPCTMCVGALVHARIARLVFGTTEPKAGAVVSKSQLLDNDYFNHRVNYAGGLMAQECQHQLSEFFAARREQKRQEKVKRQASQGEQEKLAELKK; translated from the coding sequence GTGAATAATCCTGATTCGGTGGAAAGTACAGCATCCATTTTTTCGGAGCAGGACAAGCATTGGATGGATTATGCTTTTCAACTCGCTGCGCAAGGCGAAAAATTAGGTGAGGTGCCTGTGGGTGCTGTTATCGTGTGTGACGAAAAAATATTGGGAGAGGGGTTTAATCAACCTATCACCAGTCACGACCCCACTGCTCATGCGGAAATAATTGCCCTGCGTCAAGCGGCACAACAGGTGCAGAATTACCGTTTGGTTGGCGCGAGTATTTACGTCACCTTGGAGCCGTGCACTATGTGCGTTGGCGCGTTGGTACATGCGCGTATTGCGCGATTGGTGTTTGGTACCACAGAGCCAAAAGCGGGGGCGGTAGTCAGTAAGTCACAATTGCTGGATAACGATTATTTTAACCATCGGGTAAATTATGCTGGTGGGTTGATGGCGCAAGAGTGTCAGCATCAATTAAGTGAATTTTTTGCGGCGCGTCGCGAGCAGAAACGACAAGAAAAAGTGAAGCGGCAAGCATCGCAGGGCGAGCAAGAAAAGCTTGCGGAGTTGAAAAAGTAG
- the pgl gene encoding 6-phosphogluconolactonase — MVSERLFDSRAEMIAALQAECETALRDAIEDRGEATFMVSGGSTPEPLYKALSNSDLDWESVYVALVDERWVDFAHDKSNEAFTVKHLIQNKAAVANLVGMKNSAETAAEGLDDCESAYQQLAQPFDVTILGMGSDGHTASLFPHAQGLDEALNLESEQLCAAIIAKQSEVTGAITERMTLTLAGLLRSKTLVLLLTGDEKLAVLRAAQAGTDIKEMPIRAVLQQQKVPVVVYWAP, encoded by the coding sequence ATGGTAAGCGAGCGTTTATTTGACAGTCGCGCAGAGATGATCGCTGCGCTGCAGGCAGAATGTGAAACTGCACTGCGCGACGCGATTGAAGATCGCGGTGAAGCAACTTTTATGGTGTCCGGTGGCAGTACGCCTGAACCGCTGTACAAAGCCTTGAGCAATTCCGATCTGGATTGGGAATCTGTTTACGTCGCCTTGGTTGATGAACGCTGGGTGGATTTTGCGCACGATAAAAGCAATGAAGCTTTTACCGTAAAACACCTGATCCAGAATAAAGCCGCCGTGGCCAATCTGGTCGGTATGAAAAACTCAGCGGAAACTGCTGCTGAGGGTTTGGATGACTGCGAAAGCGCGTATCAGCAATTGGCGCAACCCTTTGATGTGACTATTTTGGGGATGGGTTCTGACGGCCATACCGCTTCATTGTTCCCGCATGCACAGGGATTGGATGAGGCATTGAATCTGGAATCTGAGCAGCTGTGTGCGGCGATTATCGCCAAGCAAAGCGAAGTAACCGGTGCAATTACCGAGCGCATGACCTTGACGTTGGCTGGGTTGCTGCGCTCCAAAACCTTGGTGTTGTTGCTGACTGGCGATGAAAAATTGGCAGTATTGCGTGCAGCCCAGGCGGGTACCGATATAAAAGAAATGCCGATTCGCGCTGTGTTGCAACAGCAAAAAGTACCGGTTGTGGTTTATTGGGCGCCTTGA
- the eda gene encoding bifunctional 4-hydroxy-2-oxoglutarate aldolase/2-dehydro-3-deoxy-phosphogluconate aldolase, with the protein MALTIDQIVRVAPVVPVMVVERIEDAVPLARALYNGGLKVLEITLRTPCALDAISAMVEDLPDDAVIGAGTIITPADLEKAVKAGSTFLVSPGTTPALIEAAKACPVPLLAGVATPTEAMNLYVQGFTHQKFFPAEAAGGVPMLKSIAGPLPQITFCPTGGIDLAKAPSYLALPNVHCVGGTWMAPKELMKAGRWDEIERLAREAASLPRD; encoded by the coding sequence GTGGCTTTAACTATCGATCAAATTGTCAGAGTAGCGCCAGTCGTACCCGTTATGGTGGTAGAGCGTATTGAAGATGCTGTGCCCTTGGCCAGAGCGCTTTATAACGGTGGCTTGAAAGTGTTGGAAATTACCCTGCGCACCCCCTGTGCACTGGATGCCATCAGCGCCATGGTAGAAGACTTGCCCGATGACGCGGTAATTGGTGCTGGCACTATTATTACCCCGGCAGATTTAGAAAAAGCGGTAAAAGCCGGTTCAACATTTTTGGTGAGCCCTGGCACTACACCGGCGCTGATCGAAGCGGCTAAAGCTTGTCCGGTTCCGCTGTTGGCCGGTGTTGCAACGCCAACGGAAGCAATGAATCTCTACGTACAAGGTTTTACCCATCAGAAGTTCTTCCCGGCTGAAGCAGCGGGCGGTGTGCCGATGTTGAAGTCAATTGCCGGTCCTTTGCCGCAAATTACTTTCTGCCCAACGGGTGGTATTGATTTGGCTAAAGCACCAAGCTATCTGGCCCTGCCCAACGTGCATTGCGTAGGCGGTACTTGGATGGCGCCTAAAGAATTGATGAAAGCCGGACGCTGGGATGAAATCGAGCGCCTTGCGCGTGAAGCAGCAAGCCTGCCACGCGATTAA
- a CDS encoding alpha/beta hydrolase, which yields MDYLPCVEIETGKLPVSASVIWLHGLGADGHDFAPLVPELNLPESLSVRFIFPHAPEIPVTINGGYIMPAWYDILEMNLERKIDEQQLLISAAAVQALIAREQARGIQSARIILAGFSQGGAVVYQAGLSFEQPLAGLLVMSSYLATQASLQIAPANHRTPILIQHGSRDGVVPELLGQRAFRFLSDKDCQVSYEAYAMEHTLCAEQILSISNWLQCLLRQ from the coding sequence ATGGATTATTTACCCTGCGTAGAAATTGAAACCGGCAAGTTGCCGGTATCCGCAAGTGTCATTTGGTTGCACGGGTTGGGGGCGGATGGTCATGATTTTGCGCCTTTGGTGCCAGAATTGAATTTGCCAGAAAGTCTCTCTGTTCGTTTTATCTTTCCTCATGCGCCCGAAATTCCGGTAACTATCAATGGTGGTTACATCATGCCGGCTTGGTACGATATTCTGGAAATGAATTTGGAGCGCAAAATTGACGAGCAACAGTTATTAATTAGTGCGGCAGCTGTGCAGGCATTAATTGCGCGCGAGCAGGCGCGAGGTATTCAATCAGCGCGCATTATTCTGGCGGGTTTTTCACAGGGTGGGGCGGTGGTTTATCAGGCGGGGTTAAGTTTTGAACAGCCTCTGGCTGGCCTGCTGGTTATGTCCAGTTATCTTGCTACTCAGGCAAGTTTGCAAATAGCGCCAGCCAATCATCGCACTCCAATTTTGATTCAACACGGGAGTCGCGATGGTGTTGTGCCGGAGCTATTGGGGCAGCGCGCTTTTCGTTTTCTTAGCGATAAAGATTGTCAGGTGAGTTATGAGGCCTATGCGATGGAGCACACGCTTTGTGCTGAGCAAATACTCTCCATTTCCAACTGGCTGCAATGTTTACTTCGTCAATAA
- the pgi gene encoding glucose-6-phosphate isomerase: protein MTKPDTRPTDLPSWKVLEAHAAQMKSRHLKELFAADDQRFEKFSLQLSPFLFDYSKNLITDETKAGLLALAQESGVETWRSKMFAAEHINATEDRAVMHVALRDKSANPILIDGADARPAVNAELERMRKLSEKLRSGGWVGYTGKTITDIVSIGIGGSNLGPLMVCEALKAYSDKQFNMHFVSNIDGVQIAEVLAGLNPETTLFVISSKTFTTQETMTNARTAEQWFMAAAGDKSAIAKHFVAVSTNRKLVTAFGIAEENIFDMWDWVGGRFSLWSAIGLPIVLSLGYDVFDELLQGAYEMDQHFQSAPLAENAPVMLALVGIWNRNFLGYPAHALLPYDQCLHRFPAYMQQAEMESNGKSVNWAGEQITYGSVPLVWGEVGINGQHAFYQMLHQGTDIIPADFIGSIAPTVAVEGHHDALMANFFAQTQALMLGIDANQVRRELAAKGVSAERIEEIVEHKVHRGNRPSNTLLLNKVDARSLGALIALYEHKIFVQGIIWRIHSFDQWGVELGKVLAAAIQPELDLNKATNAAHDASTRNLIDCYKRAKTAQ, encoded by the coding sequence ATGACCAAGCCTGACACGCGTCCTACTGACTTACCTTCCTGGAAAGTACTTGAAGCCCATGCGGCGCAAATGAAAAGTCGCCACCTTAAAGAATTATTTGCCGCTGATGATCAGCGCTTTGAAAAGTTCTCCTTGCAGCTCTCTCCCTTCTTGTTCGATTACTCCAAAAACCTGATTACCGATGAAACCAAAGCGGGGCTCTTGGCCTTGGCACAGGAATCTGGTGTTGAAACGTGGCGCAGCAAGATGTTTGCTGCGGAGCACATCAATGCCACGGAAGATCGCGCTGTGATGCATGTGGCTTTGCGTGATAAGTCTGCAAACCCGATTCTTATTGATGGTGCTGATGCGCGCCCGGCGGTAAATGCGGAATTGGAGCGTATGCGTAAGCTGAGTGAAAAGCTGCGTTCAGGCGGGTGGGTGGGTTATACCGGTAAAACTATCACCGATATCGTGAGTATTGGTATTGGTGGCTCAAACCTTGGCCCGCTGATGGTATGTGAAGCGCTGAAAGCTTATAGCGATAAACAATTCAACATGCACTTCGTGTCCAATATTGATGGTGTTCAGATCGCAGAAGTGTTGGCCGGTTTGAACCCTGAAACCACCTTATTTGTTATCTCCTCCAAAACCTTTACTACCCAGGAAACCATGACCAATGCGCGTACTGCAGAGCAGTGGTTTATGGCGGCGGCGGGCGATAAGTCGGCTATTGCCAAGCACTTCGTGGCGGTATCTACCAACCGTAAATTAGTTACTGCTTTCGGTATTGCGGAAGAAAATATTTTTGATATGTGGGATTGGGTTGGCGGGCGTTTCTCGCTCTGGTCGGCAATCGGTTTACCGATAGTATTGTCCCTTGGTTACGACGTATTTGATGAGCTGCTGCAAGGCGCTTATGAAATGGATCAACATTTTCAAAGCGCACCTCTGGCAGAAAACGCCCCTGTCATGTTGGCGTTAGTGGGAATCTGGAATCGCAATTTCCTCGGCTATCCTGCGCATGCACTGCTGCCTTACGATCAATGTTTACATCGCTTCCCTGCTTATATGCAGCAGGCGGAGATGGAAAGTAATGGTAAGTCGGTTAACTGGGCAGGCGAACAAATTACCTACGGCAGTGTGCCGCTGGTGTGGGGTGAGGTTGGTATTAATGGTCAGCATGCGTTCTATCAAATGCTGCATCAGGGCACCGATATTATCCCTGCTGACTTTATTGGTTCGATTGCACCAACCGTTGCGGTTGAAGGTCATCACGATGCTTTAATGGCTAACTTCTTTGCTCAAACCCAGGCCTTAATGCTGGGGATTGACGCCAATCAGGTGCGCCGTGAGTTGGCAGCAAAAGGCGTGAGTGCCGAGCGTATTGAAGAGATCGTGGAGCACAAGGTGCATCGCGGTAATCGCCCCAGCAATACCCTGTTGTTGAACAAGGTTGACGCCCGTTCACTGGGTGCTTTGATCGCGCTTTATGAGCATAAAATCTTCGTTCAAGGTATTATCTGGCGCATTCACTCCTTTGATCAGTGGGGTGTTGAGCTGGGTAAAGTATTGGCGGCAGCGATTCAACCGGAGTTGGATCTCAATAAAGCAACCAATGCGGCGCACGATGCTTCTACCCGCAACCTGATTGACTGTTACAAGCGTGCCAAAACAGCTCAATAA
- a CDS encoding beta-N-acetylglucosaminidase domain-containing protein, producing MQTNKSRATPLGIIEGFFGREWQWEDRTSYAEFLVQQHYDFYIYAPKSDKFLRTQWQQDWPTETKEKLVALRHIYSEAKIEFGVGLSPHEIYLDNSRDQRQQLKRRIQQLNDLQPDILCILFDDMRGDIPGLAEIQIDIAHEAAALSSAQRIIFCPTYYSFDPVLEKVFGKMPANYWQTFARQLDSTIDMFWTGEKVCSPSYTREHLLQVKELIGRKPFLWDNYPVNDGAAKSNVLQLRAFDQSHGQLEGKLSGHAVNPMNQAWLSKIPLASLPIAYQQAQDYSAQNAFHLICEQLCGAELAQQLTEDVHTLQERGLKNLDQHERLILRQRYGQFPRNPFAKEIIDWLDGVYTFDPACLTE from the coding sequence ATGCAAACGAATAAAAGCCGCGCTACACCTCTTGGCATTATTGAAGGTTTTTTTGGACGCGAATGGCAGTGGGAAGATCGCACCAGCTATGCAGAGTTTCTCGTACAGCAACACTATGACTTTTATATTTATGCACCAAAAAGTGACAAATTTCTGCGCACGCAATGGCAGCAGGATTGGCCAACAGAAACAAAGGAAAAACTGGTCGCGCTGCGCCACATTTATAGTGAGGCGAAAATTGAATTTGGCGTGGGGCTAAGCCCTCATGAAATTTATCTGGATAACTCGCGCGATCAACGGCAACAACTCAAACGGCGTATCCAACAACTCAACGATCTACAACCCGATATTCTCTGTATTTTATTTGATGATATGCGCGGCGATATTCCCGGGTTAGCGGAAATTCAAATTGATATTGCTCATGAAGCAGCCGCACTCAGTAGCGCCCAGCGCATTATCTTTTGCCCCACCTACTACAGCTTTGATCCGGTATTGGAAAAAGTCTTTGGCAAAATGCCCGCTAATTATTGGCAAACATTTGCCCGGCAACTCGATAGCACTATTGATATGTTTTGGACAGGGGAAAAAGTTTGCTCGCCCAGCTATACCCGCGAGCATCTATTACAAGTGAAGGAGCTGATCGGTCGCAAACCATTTTTATGGGACAACTACCCAGTGAATGATGGCGCCGCAAAATCCAACGTATTGCAACTGCGCGCATTCGACCAATCGCACGGCCAGCTCGAAGGAAAATTATCAGGCCATGCAGTCAACCCAATGAATCAAGCCTGGCTGTCAAAAATTCCGTTAGCCAGCCTGCCAATCGCGTACCAACAAGCACAGGATTATTCCGCACAAAATGCATTCCATCTTATTTGTGAGCAACTCTGCGGCGCTGAGTTGGCACAACAACTGACAGAAGATGTGCATACACTGCAAGAGCGCGGATTAAAAAATCTGGATCAACACGAGCGATTGATATTGCGCCAGCGTTATGGTCAGTTCCCCCGCAATCCCTTCGCCAAGGAAATCATCGATTGGCTGGATGGTGTTTATACTTTTGATCCCGCCTGCTTAACGGAATAA